One window from the genome of Gemmatimonadaceae bacterium encodes:
- a CDS encoding alpha/beta hydrolase — protein MIDGAEMDRREFLGAAAMTLAAIRAPVAGDSGLSHSNQGVVQADAPISSKWFEVVKQIDAGTLNVGYAEAGPANGPAVMLLHGWPYDIQSYADVAPLLTAKGYRVIVPFLRGYGTTRFRSNDTPRNGQQSALAVDMIDLMDALQIDKAIVGGFDWGSRTAAIMGALWPERCKALVLVSGYLVVNREANQQPLPPRAELGWWYQYYFATERGRRGYDKNRYEFNRLIWQLASPTWKFADATYDRSAASFNNPDHVAIVIDNYRWRLSLTNGEARYDDLEQRLAAAPLIKLPTITIASDFDGAAADGATYAKQFGGHYSHRVLQGVGHNVPQEAPEAFAQAIIDADRAER, from the coding sequence ATGATCGATGGCGCAGAGATGGATCGCCGAGAATTCTTGGGTGCGGCGGCGATGACGCTTGCGGCGATTCGTGCGCCAGTCGCCGGCGACAGCGGTCTATCTCACTCGAATCAAGGCGTCGTGCAAGCAGACGCGCCGATATCATCGAAATGGTTCGAGGTCGTAAAGCAGATCGATGCGGGAACGCTCAACGTCGGTTACGCCGAAGCCGGGCCGGCAAACGGCCCGGCTGTGATGCTATTGCATGGCTGGCCGTACGACATTCAGAGCTACGCAGACGTTGCGCCGCTGCTTACCGCCAAAGGTTATCGAGTGATCGTGCCCTTTTTGCGGGGCTACGGCACGACAAGATTCCGTTCGAACGACACACCGCGAAACGGCCAGCAGTCCGCCTTGGCCGTTGACATGATCGATCTGATGGATGCGCTCCAGATAGATAAGGCAATCGTCGGAGGCTTCGATTGGGGATCGAGAACGGCCGCCATTATGGGCGCGCTCTGGCCCGAGCGATGCAAAGCGCTCGTGCTCGTGAGCGGCTATCTCGTCGTCAATCGCGAGGCGAACCAGCAGCCGCTGCCTCCGCGCGCGGAGCTCGGCTGGTGGTATCAGTATTACTTCGCAACGGAGCGCGGCCGACGTGGCTACGACAAGAATCGTTATGAGTTCAATAGACTCATCTGGCAGCTTGCGTCGCCGACGTGGAAGTTCGCTGACGCCACTTACGATCGCTCCGCCGCCTCATTCAACAATCCGGATCACGTTGCCATCGTCATCGACAACTATCGTTGGCGACTGAGTCTCACGAACGGGGAGGCGCGGTACGATGATCTCGAGCAGCGGCTCGCGGCGGCGCCCCTCATCAAGCTCCCGACGATCACGATCGCGAGCGATTTCGATGGTGCGGCGGCGGATGGAGCCACCTATGCCAAACAGTTCGGTGGTCACTACTCACACCGTGTGCTGCAAGGGGTTGGGCACAATGTGCCCCAGGAAGCGCCCGAGGCATTTGCGCAGGCGATCATCGATGCGGATCGCGCCGAGCGTTAG
- a CDS encoding epoxide hydrolase — protein sequence MTSVMTEVEAASEKNTDIRPFRVKFSDEELADLRRRIKATRWPERETVSDTTQGVQFATTQALARYWATEHDWRKCEAKLNSFPQFLTEIDGLDIHFIHVRSKHENALPLIVTHGWPGSVIEQLKIIEPLTNPTAHGGSAADAFHVVIPSLPGYGFSAKPTAPGWNPPRIAKAWTTLMHRLGYTQFVAQGGDWGNAVSEVMALQAPPGLLGISTNMAATVPAEISKAMATGEAPPASLSPDERNAWNQLDFFYKKGLGYANEMALRPQTLYGIADSPVGLAAWILDHDARSYDLIARVFAGEKEGLTRDDILDNITMYWLTNTAISSARLYWDTAQLPATGGFFDVRGVALPVVVTVFPDEIYAAPRSWAERAYPKMIYYAKHDKGGHFAAWEQPHLLTEDLRAGFRTLRNPAVGQRTS from the coding sequence ATGACCAGTGTGATGACCGAAGTTGAAGCGGCTAGTGAGAAGAACACGGACATTCGTCCATTTCGGGTCAAGTTCTCGGACGAGGAGCTGGCCGATTTGCGCCGGCGTATCAAAGCGACGAGGTGGCCCGAGCGCGAGACAGTCTCGGATACAACTCAGGGCGTCCAGTTCGCGACCACGCAAGCGCTCGCGCGGTATTGGGCAACAGAGCACGATTGGCGCAAGTGCGAAGCGAAGCTCAACTCTTTCCCGCAATTCCTCACCGAGATCGACGGGCTCGACATCCATTTCATTCACGTGCGCTCCAAGCACGAGAACGCGCTTCCCCTAATCGTCACGCATGGATGGCCGGGCTCGGTCATCGAGCAGTTGAAAATCATCGAGCCGCTCACGAATCCCACGGCGCATGGTGGCAGTGCCGCGGATGCGTTTCATGTCGTGATTCCATCGCTGCCCGGCTACGGCTTTTCGGCCAAGCCGACGGCGCCCGGCTGGAATCCACCGCGCATCGCGAAGGCATGGACGACGCTCATGCACCGGCTCGGCTACACTCAGTTCGTAGCTCAAGGCGGCGATTGGGGAAACGCCGTCTCGGAGGTCATGGCGCTCCAAGCACCGCCGGGGTTGCTCGGCATTTCTACGAACATGGCGGCAACGGTTCCCGCGGAGATCAGCAAGGCGATGGCGACGGGCGAAGCACCGCCGGCCAGTCTTTCACCAGACGAGCGAAACGCGTGGAATCAGCTCGACTTCTTCTATAAAAAGGGACTGGGTTACGCCAACGAAATGGCACTCCGTCCGCAAACGCTGTACGGAATCGCGGATTCGCCAGTCGGTCTCGCGGCCTGGATTCTCGATCATGACGCACGCAGCTACGACCTCATCGCGCGGGTTTTCGCTGGCGAGAAGGAAGGCCTAACGCGAGACGACATTCTCGACAACATCACGATGTACTGGTTGACCAACACCGCGATCTCCTCCGCGCGTCTCTACTGGGACACGGCCCAGCTACCGGCGACGGGAGGATTCTTCGATGTGCGAGGAGTGGCCCTGCCGGTGGTCGTGACCGTCTTTCCAGACGAGATCTACGCCGCACCACGAAGCTGGGCCGAACGCGCGTATCCGAAGATGATCTACTACGCCAAACATGACAAAGGTGGCCACTTCGCGGCGTGGGAGCAGCCGCACCTGCTTACCGAGGACCTTCGCGCTGGATTCCGAACCTTGCGTAACCCAGCGGTGGGGCAGAGAACGTCTTAA
- a CDS encoding alpha/beta hydrolase, protein MTIAPTQSLSQSDGASAARDKPTAYRTVRIDGLSIFYREAGRKDAPTILLLHGLPSSSRMFEPLFARLADRYHLVAPDYPGFGHSDWPDPKQFAYTFDRIADIMNHFTEALDLAHYTLYMQDYGGPVGFRMALAHSERVDALIVQDAVAHNEGLGANWGPRRAFWGDRANNESALRKNLLSLATTRTRHVGDDPNVERYDPDLWTDEFAFLSQPGQAEIQSDLFYDYRTNVEAYPRWQAWMRDRQPHLLVIWGKHDLSFERSEPEAYRHDVPNARVHVLDAGHFALDTAADEIADLIRDFIPR, encoded by the coding sequence ATGACCATCGCACCGACACAGTCGTTGTCGCAATCCGACGGCGCTTCCGCTGCTCGGGACAAGCCGACCGCCTATCGCACCGTCCGGATCGATGGGCTTTCCATCTTTTATCGAGAGGCGGGCCGGAAGGACGCGCCGACGATTCTCCTGCTGCACGGACTGCCGTCGTCGTCGCGCATGTTCGAGCCGCTCTTTGCTCGACTTGCCGACCGGTATCATCTGGTAGCGCCAGACTATCCTGGCTTCGGCCACAGCGACTGGCCGGATCCAAAACAGTTTGCTTATACCTTCGATCGGATCGCCGACATCATGAATCATTTCACCGAGGCACTCGATCTCGCGCACTACACGCTCTACATGCAGGACTATGGCGGGCCGGTCGGATTTCGCATGGCGCTCGCGCATTCCGAGCGCGTCGACGCTTTGATTGTTCAGGATGCGGTAGCGCATAACGAGGGTTTGGGTGCGAACTGGGGCCCTCGCCGCGCGTTCTGGGGCGATCGTGCCAATAACGAAAGCGCGCTGCGCAAGAATCTCCTGTCCCTTGCTACGACACGCACACGCCATGTCGGCGATGATCCGAACGTCGAGCGGTATGATCCCGATCTCTGGACGGACGAATTCGCGTTCCTGAGCCAACCGGGCCAGGCGGAGATTCAAAGCGATCTTTTCTACGACTATCGCACAAACGTCGAGGCTTATCCCAGATGGCAGGCTTGGATGCGCGATCGTCAGCCGCATCTTCTCGTGATCTGGGGGAAGCACGACCTCTCTTTCGAGCGCTCGGAGCCGGAGGCCTATCGGCACGACGTGCCTAACGCGCGCGTTCACGTGCTCGACGCAGGCCACTTCGCGCTCGATACGGCGGCTGATGAAATCGCCGATTTGATCCGGGACTTTATCCCGCGGTGA
- a CDS encoding MEDS domain-containing protein, with protein sequence MSTAVSPARLGGSHLGAIRHVCAFFASDDEAYRVLVPFIVDGFVRGDKAVHVVRAGHEREHLERLAAAGLDVDEKQAAGQLELRLDSETYLRNGKFDQDRMLAAFEGMASGANSDFPLSRIVCDMDWVAETPVMHNDIIEFESRVNDVWNRHDDIVICVYDLKKMSGDMAIDIMRTHPIVLIGDVLHENPFFVPPDQFLRERRSKAGR encoded by the coding sequence ATGAGCACGGCGGTATCCCCAGCTCGCCTTGGCGGCTCGCACCTTGGTGCGATACGGCACGTATGCGCCTTCTTCGCCAGCGACGACGAAGCCTACCGCGTGCTTGTCCCATTCATCGTTGATGGCTTCGTTCGCGGTGACAAGGCGGTGCACGTCGTTCGCGCGGGCCACGAGCGCGAGCACCTGGAGCGGCTCGCCGCCGCGGGCCTCGACGTGGACGAGAAACAAGCCGCGGGTCAACTCGAGCTTCGTTTGGACTCCGAGACCTATCTGCGCAACGGCAAGTTCGACCAGGATCGGATGCTTGCCGCCTTCGAGGGCATGGCGAGTGGCGCCAACAGCGATTTCCCCCTCAGCCGTATCGTCTGCGACATGGACTGGGTGGCGGAAACGCCAGTGATGCATAACGACATCATCGAGTTCGAGTCACGGGTCAACGACGTGTGGAACCGCCACGATGACATCGTCATCTGCGTCTACGATTTGAAGAAGATGAGCGGTGACATGGCCATCGACATCATGCGCACGCATCCAATCGTGCTCATTGGCGACGTTCTGCACGAGAATCCATTCTTCGTTCCGCCCGACCAGTTCCTGCGCGAACGGCGGAGCAAAGCGGGGAGGTGA
- a CDS encoding redoxin domain-containing protein, whose product MPDRRTFLEITAITLAGGRLNMLRSWQQPSTPTERSVASDELSALGMATAWINSSALSRGDLEGKVVLVQFWTFTCINWLRTLPYFRAWAERYRSAGLVSIGVHTPEFTFEHDLDNIRRAVAALKVDYPIAVDSDYAIWRGFNNQYWPALYLLDGRGRVRYHQFGEGEYAASERMVQQLLTEAGSRDVTGGLSSVEGRGLEAAADWRDLRSPENYLGYERTERFASPGDIAPRRRRTYALPAELRQNEWALQGDWTIDKDRISPNQPNARLAYCFHGRDLHLVMGPPSGSRPVRFRVLLDGNPPNGARGLDVDSQGKGVASEQRLYQLIRQPKPVVDRVMQVEFLDPGIELFSFTFG is encoded by the coding sequence ATGCCCGATCGTCGCACCTTTCTCGAGATAACAGCAATCACGCTTGCCGGCGGGAGGTTGAACATGTTGCGCTCGTGGCAGCAGCCTTCAACCCCAACAGAGCGATCGGTAGCTTCGGACGAGCTCTCCGCGCTCGGGATGGCGACTGCCTGGATCAACTCGTCGGCGCTTTCTCGGGGCGATCTCGAGGGCAAAGTTGTCCTCGTTCAGTTCTGGACGTTTACCTGCATCAATTGGCTTCGCACACTTCCATACTTTCGGGCATGGGCCGAGAGGTACAGGAGCGCCGGGCTGGTGTCGATCGGAGTCCACACCCCGGAATTCACGTTCGAGCACGACCTAGACAACATAAGGAGAGCGGTCGCTGCGCTGAAGGTCGACTATCCGATCGCTGTTGATAGCGACTACGCAATCTGGCGCGGCTTCAACAACCAGTACTGGCCGGCCCTGTATCTACTCGACGGTCGAGGACGCGTTCGCTACCACCAGTTCGGTGAAGGTGAGTACGCCGCGTCCGAACGAATGGTTCAGCAGCTGCTCACGGAAGCGGGTTCGCGCGACGTTACCGGGGGACTGAGCTCAGTGGAGGGACGGGGCCTCGAGGCGGCTGCCGACTGGCGTGACCTCCGGTCCCCCGAGAATTATCTCGGTTACGAGCGGACGGAGCGGTTCGCGTCTCCTGGCGACATCGCGCCTCGACGCCGGCGAACCTACGCGTTGCCTGCCGAGCTGCGACAGAATGAATGGGCGCTGCAGGGGGATTGGACGATCGACAAGGACCGCATTTCGCCCAATCAGCCTAACGCGCGGCTAGCCTACTGCTTTCATGGCCGCGATCTCCATCTCGTCATGGGCCCGCCGAGCGGATCGCGTCCGGTGCGATTTCGTGTCTTGCTCGATGGTAATCCACCCAATGGCGCTCGTGGACTCGACGTGGACTCGCAAGGGAAGGGTGTCGCGAGCGAGCAGCGGCTGTACCAGCTCATTCGTCAGCCGAAGCCGGTCGTCGATCGCGTGATGCAGGTCGAGTTTCTAGATCCGGGGATCGAGCTCTTCTCCTTCACGTTTGGCTAG
- a CDS encoding response regulator: MVVAQALQAPRTTPLETESKPVVFVVDDDVSVRESLELLIGHSGWPCETFASATEFLARPRARRPSCLVLDVHLPDLNGLELQQRLAGDRLEMPIIFITGYGDVPMTVRAMKAGAAEFLTKPFGDDALLGAIQSSLERSTKALVREEELLALENCLASLSPREREVMTLVVTGQLNKQVAASLGISEITVKAHRGRMMRKMHAESLAQLVTIAALLRPPGA, encoded by the coding sequence ATGGTAGTCGCCCAAGCGTTGCAGGCGCCGCGAACAACGCCGCTAGAGACAGAGAGCAAGCCAGTCGTCTTCGTCGTCGACGACGACGTTTCGGTGCGCGAGTCATTGGAGCTGCTCATCGGGCACAGTGGCTGGCCGTGCGAAACGTTCGCCTCGGCGACGGAATTCCTGGCTCGCCCGCGCGCCCGCAGGCCGAGCTGCCTCGTGCTCGACGTTCATCTGCCAGACTTGAACGGCCTCGAGCTGCAGCAGCGACTCGCCGGTGATCGTCTCGAGATGCCGATCATCTTCATCACCGGCTACGGTGACGTACCGATGACGGTCAGGGCGATGAAGGCAGGGGCTGCCGAGTTTCTCACGAAGCCTTTCGGCGACGACGCATTGCTCGGCGCGATTCAGAGCTCGCTGGAGCGCAGCACCAAAGCGCTCGTGCGTGAGGAGGAACTGCTAGCACTCGAGAATTGCCTTGCGTCGCTCAGCCCACGCGAGCGCGAGGTGATGACACTGGTCGTGACCGGCCAGTTGAATAAGCAGGTGGCCGCGTCACTCGGCATCAGTGAGATCACGGTGAAGGCGCATCGCGGGCGTATGATGCGAAAGATGCACGCCGAATCATTGGCGCAGCTCGTGACGATCGCGGCATTGCTTCGACCGCCTGGGGCCTAA
- a CDS encoding RidA family protein produces MRESALANVTGSERVAESVRPAPPNAEERLRALSLQLPRSPEPFGRYVEAVQTGNLLFLSGVLATEGRTAKFQGRVGGELDVEAGWAAARLAAINVLAVARAHLGSLDRVTRIVRLTVMIATSGDVRDQPRVADGASELLEEIFGRDKNPCRSVYGVASLPLGVPVELEVTLEVSV; encoded by the coding sequence ATGCGAGAATCAGCACTGGCAAACGTGACCGGCAGCGAACGCGTGGCGGAAAGTGTCAGGCCAGCGCCGCCTAACGCCGAGGAACGACTACGCGCACTGAGTCTCCAGCTTCCGCGCTCTCCGGAACCCTTCGGCCGGTACGTCGAGGCGGTGCAAACGGGTAATCTGCTCTTCCTCAGCGGCGTGCTCGCCACGGAGGGTCGGACAGCGAAGTTCCAGGGGCGCGTTGGTGGCGAGCTCGATGTCGAGGCAGGGTGGGCGGCGGCTCGCCTCGCCGCGATCAATGTGCTCGCCGTGGCGCGCGCGCATCTCGGATCGCTGGACCGGGTGACGCGCATCGTTAGGCTGACGGTGATGATCGCCACGTCGGGCGATGTGCGCGACCAGCCCAGGGTCGCCGACGGCGCGTCCGAACTGCTGGAGGAGATTTTCGGCAGGGACAAGAACCCCTGCCGCTCCGTCTATGGAGTCGCGAGCCTTCCGCTCGGCGTGCCCGTCGAATTGGAAGTAACGCTCGAGGTCTCGGTGTAA
- a CDS encoding response regulator has protein sequence MINRPLVAVVDDDESVRESLPDLLREFGFRPQTFASAAAFLASASLDETQCLLLDIAMPGMTGPELQKELARQGHSIGIVFITANAQESTRSRLLATGAVDCLFKPFTESALLTAVTLALGQSQSTSSPPR, from the coding sequence ATGATCAATCGACCACTCGTTGCCGTCGTCGACGACGATGAATCGGTACGAGAGTCGCTTCCCGACCTGCTGCGTGAGTTCGGGTTCCGCCCGCAGACGTTCGCGTCGGCGGCGGCATTTCTGGCATCGGCGTCGCTGGACGAGACACAGTGTTTGCTATTGGACATTGCCATGCCCGGGATGACCGGACCCGAGCTGCAGAAGGAGTTGGCGCGTCAGGGTCATTCAATCGGGATCGTCTTCATCACCGCCAACGCCCAGGAGAGCACGCGTTCGCGCTTGCTCGCGACGGGTGCTGTTGATTGTTTGTTCAAGCCGTTCACGGAGTCGGCGCTGCTCACGGCCGTGACCCTGGCCCTCGGACAGAGCCAGTCGACCTCCTCACCGCCACGGTGA
- a CDS encoding PAS domain-containing protein, with protein MTAAETIDLRDAEVQSLRRSMNDLLSVVALPAMWSGNGANEIVHTLTEALRGMLALDLIYISLASTSDGSAIEEALASPSLELRSGASNVGAQLRYLLGERRDQWPATARGSFFSKDLAFSIVRLGLGSDVGVIVAGAARADFPSAQDRLLLNVCASQAAVALHEARLRSEQKEALREMAFDARAAIDGIPGLVAVLSPDGAVETVNRQILDYCGATLEELRNWGTNGIVHPEDLSQVVGIFGRSIAAGVPYQIEQRLKRYDGVYRWFDNRGVPLRDSRGRVSRWYVLLTDVDDRKLAETLLAGEKQLLELIASGRSLPDVLSALCKVVEGAAPDCYCDIHPIDWSGPTIAYAVAPSLPRSYTDPIAGTPLRGDVVPCGIAANENTQVISEDFDTDPRWCTAPVRNHVLDHGLRSVWSTPIRSKTGSVLGTLCIYQRKRAVPSLHHQDIIARATHIASIAIERLEAEDELRRSQASLADAQHLSLTGSFSWLVDNDIHSFSEQLCRIFEFEDDIKLTFARLVERIHPDDVPIFFEKSAAVRGGSDSPDYEIRLLMPDGRLKHILVFGRTIRHADGRLECIGAAQDVTAQRHAEDALNKVRSDLAHVARVMTLGTLAASIAHEVNQPLSGIITNASTCLRMLDADPPNVTGARETARRTIRDGNRAAEVITRLRGLFRKTEIVAEEFDIHEAAREVIALTHQELRRQRVTLQTDFADGIPIITGDRVQLQQVILNFLLNAVDSLRAVERDDRRIVIKTVVRDGVQLSVLDNGVGLAPEHAAKVFDAFFTTKANGMGIGLSVSQSIIERHGGRLWAAPNDSGGATFSFSIPLPEPRA; from the coding sequence GTGACGGCTGCGGAGACAATCGATCTGCGAGACGCGGAGGTCCAGAGCCTTCGCCGATCGATGAACGACCTTCTCAGCGTCGTCGCGTTGCCCGCGATGTGGAGCGGCAACGGGGCGAACGAAATCGTTCACACGCTCACCGAAGCGCTGCGCGGCATGCTCGCGCTCGATCTTATCTACATCTCGCTCGCGTCGACGAGCGACGGCTCGGCGATCGAAGAAGCACTCGCGTCGCCGAGTCTTGAGCTGCGCAGCGGCGCCTCGAACGTCGGCGCGCAGCTGCGTTATCTGTTGGGCGAGCGGCGAGACCAGTGGCCGGCGACCGCCCGCGGCTCCTTTTTCTCGAAGGACCTGGCGTTCTCGATCGTGCGTCTTGGCCTCGGCTCGGACGTCGGCGTGATCGTTGCCGGCGCCGCGCGAGCTGATTTTCCAAGCGCGCAGGACAGGCTCTTGTTGAACGTGTGCGCGAGCCAAGCCGCGGTTGCGCTGCACGAGGCGAGACTCCGCTCGGAACAGAAAGAAGCACTGCGCGAAATGGCGTTCGATGCGCGCGCTGCCATTGACGGCATTCCCGGGCTGGTCGCCGTCTTGAGCCCGGACGGCGCAGTGGAGACTGTGAATCGCCAAATCCTCGACTATTGCGGCGCGACGCTCGAGGAACTGCGAAACTGGGGCACGAACGGAATCGTCCACCCGGAAGACCTTTCGCAGGTAGTGGGAATCTTCGGGCGGTCGATCGCTGCCGGTGTTCCCTACCAAATCGAGCAGCGTCTCAAGCGCTATGATGGAGTTTATCGATGGTTCGACAACCGCGGCGTTCCCCTTCGCGATAGCAGAGGCCGTGTTAGTCGTTGGTATGTCCTGCTGACGGACGTCGATGACCGCAAGCTCGCCGAGACGCTGCTCGCGGGAGAGAAGCAACTCCTCGAATTGATTGCATCGGGCCGATCGTTGCCGGACGTCCTCAGCGCGTTGTGCAAGGTTGTCGAAGGCGCCGCTCCCGATTGCTACTGCGACATTCATCCGATCGACTGGAGCGGCCCAACCATCGCGTACGCGGTTGCACCGTCTCTTCCGCGGAGCTACACCGATCCGATTGCTGGGACGCCGTTGCGTGGCGACGTCGTCCCCTGCGGCATCGCGGCGAATGAGAATACTCAAGTAATCTCGGAGGATTTCGATACCGATCCACGCTGGTGCACGGCGCCCGTTCGAAATCACGTGCTCGATCATGGACTGCGGTCGGTGTGGAGCACGCCGATCCGCTCGAAGACGGGAAGTGTGCTTGGAACGCTATGTATTTATCAGCGCAAGCGTGCGGTCCCCTCACTCCATCATCAGGACATCATCGCACGCGCTACCCACATCGCGAGCATCGCCATCGAGCGCCTCGAGGCCGAGGACGAGCTGCGTCGGAGCCAGGCGTCGCTCGCGGACGCGCAGCACCTCAGCCTGACCGGTTCCTTCTCGTGGCTGGTGGACAACGACATTCACTCGTTCTCCGAGCAGCTCTGTCGGATATTCGAGTTCGAGGACGACATCAAACTGACATTCGCGCGCCTCGTCGAGAGGATCCATCCGGACGACGTTCCGATTTTCTTCGAAAAGAGTGCGGCAGTGCGCGGTGGAAGCGACAGTCCCGACTATGAAATTCGGCTGCTCATGCCCGATGGGCGTCTTAAACATATTCTCGTATTCGGGCGCACGATCCGTCACGCGGACGGACGGCTGGAGTGCATCGGGGCAGCGCAGGACGTCACCGCGCAGCGACACGCCGAAGATGCGCTCAACAAGGTCAGATCGGATCTCGCGCACGTCGCGCGAGTGATGACGCTTGGCACATTGGCGGCATCGATCGCGCACGAAGTCAACCAGCCATTATCCGGCATCATCACGAACGCCAGTACGTGCCTCCGGATGCTCGACGCAGATCCGCCTAACGTGACCGGCGCGCGGGAGACGGCACGGCGGACGATCAGAGACGGCAATCGCGCCGCGGAGGTGATCACGCGACTGCGCGGACTCTTTCGGAAGACCGAGATCGTCGCGGAAGAGTTCGACATCCACGAAGCGGCGCGCGAAGTCATCGCGCTCACTCACCAGGAGCTGCGGCGCCAACGCGTCACATTGCAGACGGATTTTGCCGACGGCATTCCCATCATCACTGGCGATCGAGTCCAGCTTCAGCAAGTGATCCTCAATTTTCTGCTCAATGCAGTGGATTCGCTGAGAGCAGTCGAGCGGGATGACCGGCGAATCGTCATCAAGACAGTGGTGCGCGACGGCGTACAGCTATCAGTGCTGGATAATGGTGTCGGCCTCGCTCCCGAACATGCCGCCAAGGTCTTCGACGCCTTTTTCACGACGAAGGCCAACGGCATGGGCATCGGCCTGTCCGTCAGTCAATCGATCATCGAGCGCCACGGCGGCCGGTTGTGGGCGGCGCCGAACGACAGCGGCGGCGCGACGTTCTCGTTTTCGATTCCGTTGCCAGAACCGCGCGCGTAG